A genome region from Sphingorhabdus sp. SMR4y includes the following:
- a CDS encoding thiolase family protein: protein MREAVIVSYARTGLAKAARGGFNITPPMTMAAHAIKHAVAKAGVESDFVEDSLMGNVSHGAPNIGRNAALLAGLPKTTGGATVNRFCSSGMQTIAMAANHIRGDGANCVVAGGVESISMQGPRAQEGTIDEEILKIAPAIFMPMIKTADIVAERYNISREYQDEYSLQSQQRTAKAQEAGYFADEIVPMETRMKRVDKETKEETIIDYLVDRDECNRPTTTLEGLASLKPIMGEDKYITAGNASQLSDGAAALVLMEAKEAERRGLEPLGRFVSWAVAGCEPDEMGIGPVFAVPKLLERQGLTVDDIDLWELNEAFASQCLYSRDRLGIDPEKYNVNGGSISIGHPFGMTGARCAGHLLQEGRRRGAKWGVVTMCIGGGQGGAGLFEIYS from the coding sequence ATGCGTGAAGCAGTCATCGTATCCTATGCTCGTACCGGCCTGGCAAAAGCCGCTCGCGGAGGGTTCAACATAACACCGCCGATGACCATGGCCGCTCACGCCATTAAACATGCCGTCGCCAAGGCCGGTGTCGAGAGCGATTTTGTAGAAGACAGCTTGATGGGCAACGTGTCGCACGGCGCCCCCAATATTGGTCGCAATGCGGCGCTTCTGGCCGGACTTCCTAAAACAACCGGCGGCGCAACGGTCAATCGCTTCTGCTCGTCCGGTATGCAGACCATCGCGATGGCGGCAAACCATATTCGCGGCGATGGCGCCAATTGTGTCGTGGCTGGCGGTGTCGAAAGCATCTCGATGCAAGGCCCCCGTGCGCAGGAAGGCACAATCGACGAGGAAATTCTGAAAATCGCACCGGCGATTTTCATGCCGATGATTAAAACAGCCGACATTGTTGCGGAACGCTATAATATCAGCCGCGAATATCAGGATGAATATTCCCTGCAATCCCAGCAGCGCACGGCAAAGGCCCAGGAAGCCGGTTATTTTGCCGACGAAATCGTTCCGATGGAGACCAGGATGAAACGGGTCGACAAGGAAACAAAAGAAGAAACCATCATTGATTATCTGGTTGATCGGGATGAGTGCAACAGACCAACAACCACGCTGGAAGGCCTGGCCAGCCTGAAACCGATCATGGGCGAAGACAAATATATTACAGCCGGCAACGCCAGCCAATTGTCAGACGGCGCTGCAGCACTCGTACTGATGGAGGCAAAGGAAGCCGAGCGCCGTGGTCTTGAACCGCTGGGACGCTTTGTTTCATGGGCGGTCGCTGGATGCGAACCCGATGAAATGGGTATTGGTCCGGTGTTCGCAGTTCCCAAATTGCTCGAGCGGCAGGGTCTGACCGTCGATGATATCGACCTCTGGGAGCTCAACGAAGCCTTTGCCAGCCAATGTCTGTACAGCCGCGACCGGCTGGGTATTGATCCGGAAAAATATAACGTCAACGGCGGTTCCATTTCCATCGGCCATCCGTTCGGCATGACCGGCGCGCGCTGTGCCGGTCATCTGTTGCAGGAAGGCCGTCGCCGCGGAGCGAAATGGGGCGTGGTCACGATGTGCATCGGCGGGGGCCAGGGCGGTGCCGGGCTGTTCGAGATATATTCCTGA
- a CDS encoding BCCT family transporter, translated as MSGTETAAADIVDSDYETDYEAGQDNVNAFGLEMHNPVFFVSAILIIAFVLLSLIFPHLSRVGLEGTKAWTLQYFDWFFVIATNLVLLFCVAIAISPMGKIRLGGAEAKPEFTVVSWIAMLFSAGVGIGMLFYGAAEPVAYYTDWGGTPLNVEARTPEAERLAIGATVFHWGLTPWAVYAVIGLALAFFSFNKGLPLTIRSAFYPLLGERIWGWPGHLIDILAVIATLFGLATSLGFGAQQAATGISYLFGVQVSLTSQLLLILVISGLAIISVIRGLDGGIKLLSNINMALAAALLAFVFLAGPTMAIFKGFGTAVASYAEYAVPLSDWTDREDRIWYHGWTIFYWAWWVSWSPFVGMFIARISRGRTIRQFLTVVLIVPVIVAIIWFTTFGVTAVEQVKDGVGELQAGISEVPLVLFQMLENMPFPFLASLLAIILLIIFFVTSSDSGSLVIDTITAGGRTDSPVAQRIFWAVLQGLVAAALLVGGGAAALGTLQAGAIASGLPFTVVLLVCCYSLFKGLMSEHRLLRAQDDIE; from the coding sequence GTGAGCGGAACGGAAACAGCAGCGGCGGACATTGTCGATAGCGACTATGAAACCGACTATGAAGCGGGTCAGGACAATGTGAACGCGTTCGGACTGGAAATGCATAATCCGGTGTTCTTTGTCAGCGCCATCCTGATTATCGCATTCGTCCTGCTGTCGCTGATCTTCCCGCATCTCTCGCGAGTTGGGCTGGAAGGGACCAAGGCGTGGACGCTGCAATATTTTGACTGGTTCTTTGTCATTGCGACCAACCTCGTGCTGCTTTTCTGTGTCGCGATCGCGATTTCACCCATGGGTAAAATTCGGCTGGGGGGTGCGGAAGCAAAGCCTGAATTTACAGTGGTTTCCTGGATTGCCATGCTGTTTTCCGCCGGAGTTGGCATCGGCATGCTATTCTATGGTGCGGCCGAACCCGTCGCTTATTACACAGATTGGGGTGGAACGCCGCTCAACGTCGAAGCGCGAACGCCGGAAGCCGAGCGGCTGGCGATCGGCGCGACTGTCTTTCACTGGGGACTGACTCCGTGGGCGGTTTATGCGGTTATCGGACTGGCACTGGCGTTCTTTTCGTTCAACAAGGGGCTGCCGCTGACGATACGCTCGGCATTCTATCCCTTGCTGGGTGAGCGGATCTGGGGCTGGCCCGGGCATCTGATCGACATTCTTGCGGTGATTGCGACCCTGTTCGGGCTGGCAACATCCCTGGGTTTCGGCGCGCAGCAGGCGGCGACCGGGATATCCTATCTGTTCGGCGTGCAAGTCAGCCTGACGTCCCAGCTATTGCTGATCCTCGTCATCTCCGGACTGGCGATCATTTCGGTGATCCGCGGACTGGACGGCGGTATCAAGCTGTTGAGCAACATCAATATGGCTCTGGCTGCGGCGCTGCTCGCATTTGTATTTCTGGCCGGACCGACGATGGCGATTTTCAAGGGCTTCGGCACGGCTGTCGCCAGCTATGCGGAATATGCCGTTCCGTTAAGCGACTGGACCGATCGCGAGGACAGGATATGGTATCATGGGTGGACGATATTCTACTGGGCCTGGTGGGTTAGCTGGTCACCATTTGTCGGAATGTTCATCGCCCGCATTTCCCGAGGCCGCACCATCCGGCAATTTCTGACGGTGGTGCTGATCGTTCCGGTGATTGTCGCGATCATCTGGTTCACGACATTCGGTGTGACGGCGGTCGAGCAGGTCAAGGATGGTGTCGGCGAATTGCAGGCGGGGATCAGCGAAGTGCCGCTGGTGCTGTTCCAGATGCTGGAAAACATGCCGTTTCCCTTTCTGGCATCCTTGCTGGCGATCATTTTGCTGATCATATTCTTTGTCACTTCTTCGGATTCCGGATCGCTGGTGATTGACACGATTACCGCCGGCGGCAGAACCGATTCACCGGTTGCACAGCGTATATTCTGGGCCGTCTTGCAAGGCCTGGTCGCGGCGGCACTGCTGGTCGGTGGTGGTGCGGCAGCACTGGGGACGCTGCAGGCAGGCGCGATAGCCAGCGGTCTGCCGTTTACAGTGGTATTGCTGGTCTGTTGCTACAGTCTGTTCAAGGGACTGATGTCCGAACACCGCCTGTTGCGCGCCCAGGACGATATCGAATAG
- a CDS encoding tetratricopeptide repeat-containing sulfotransferase family protein, protein MSETVPDIEEQLKLARARMYEGRFDAALGLVEFALRHDADHVDALYMKAVCERYMGQGDTALASVDRLKRLSPDFGRAHQEEGHILREMGDFDNALIAYRRACQCNPVLQASWKSQAEILESRGQADAAREMRGQEQRIANMPKPLVAIAHLLYEGKLLKAETACRHFLQKNPHHVEAMRLLAEIGARLGILEDADFLLESALEFEPDNIQVRIDYIQTLRKRQKFAEALEQSQILYRKEPDNPVFQSLYAIESMQTGDYEQALQLFEKVLQRLPEDPVTLTSRGHALKTCGRHEEAVQSYRSAIQADPGYGDAYYGLANLKTYRFSDEEIQEMEAQEAGNRLSYQNRIHICFALGKAYEDRKDYDQSFAHYDRGNRLKRVQSRYDADQMTDELDSQRRACTAALFDKQAGKGCDAPDPIFILGLPRAGSTLLEQILASHSQIDGTLELPNILSLAHRLRRTKQASNKSLYPDNLHELDAAQLQAMGQEYIDSTQIHRLDAPFFIDKMPNNFRHIGLIKLILPNAKIIDARREPMACCFSGFKQLFAEGQEFTYGLREVGQYYRDYVRLMDHWDSVLPGAILRVQHEDVLDDLEGQVRRMLDFLGLPFEQACLDFHRTERAVRTASSEQVRRPITKASVDLWRHYQSHLQPLKDALGNIIMETQQ, encoded by the coding sequence ATGTCTGAAACTGTTCCCGATATTGAAGAACAGCTGAAGCTGGCGCGCGCCCGCATGTATGAGGGGCGGTTTGATGCGGCGCTGGGACTGGTTGAATTTGCCTTGCGTCACGACGCAGACCATGTCGACGCCCTATATATGAAAGCGGTTTGCGAGCGTTATATGGGGCAGGGCGATACGGCCCTCGCCAGTGTCGACCGTCTCAAACGGCTGTCTCCCGACTTTGGCCGCGCCCATCAGGAAGAGGGGCATATCCTCAGGGAGATGGGCGATTTCGATAATGCGCTGATCGCCTATCGCAGGGCCTGCCAATGCAATCCCGTGTTGCAGGCAAGCTGGAAATCGCAGGCGGAGATATTGGAGAGCCGGGGGCAGGCGGATGCCGCCAGGGAAATGCGCGGGCAAGAGCAGCGTATAGCCAATATGCCCAAGCCGCTGGTTGCGATAGCGCATCTCCTTTATGAGGGAAAATTGCTCAAAGCCGAGACCGCCTGTCGGCATTTTCTGCAAAAAAATCCCCATCACGTGGAAGCCATGCGGCTGCTGGCCGAAATCGGTGCGCGACTCGGAATATTGGAAGATGCAGATTTCTTGCTGGAAAGCGCGCTGGAATTTGAACCGGACAATATTCAGGTCCGCATTGATTATATCCAGACCCTCCGCAAGCGGCAGAAATTTGCCGAGGCGCTGGAACAAAGCCAAATCCTTTACCGGAAGGAACCGGACAATCCGGTGTTCCAGTCGCTCTATGCGATCGAATCCATGCAGACCGGAGACTACGAGCAAGCGCTGCAACTATTTGAGAAAGTGCTGCAACGGCTTCCGGAAGATCCGGTCACGCTGACCTCTCGCGGCCACGCGCTGAAAACATGCGGCCGCCATGAAGAAGCGGTCCAGTCCTACCGGAGTGCGATACAGGCGGACCCAGGCTATGGCGATGCCTATTACGGTCTGGCCAATCTGAAAACCTATCGCTTCAGCGACGAAGAGATACAGGAGATGGAGGCTCAGGAAGCTGGTAACCGATTGAGTTATCAGAATCGGATCCATATCTGTTTCGCGCTGGGCAAAGCCTATGAAGACCGCAAGGACTACGACCAGTCCTTTGCCCATTATGATCGCGGCAACCGTTTGAAACGCGTCCAGTCGCGCTATGATGCCGATCAGATGACCGACGAGCTCGATAGCCAGAGACGGGCCTGTACGGCAGCACTTTTTGATAAGCAGGCTGGCAAGGGATGCGATGCCCCGGACCCGATCTTCATTCTGGGGCTGCCGCGCGCAGGGTCCACGTTGCTGGAGCAAATTCTCGCCTCACACAGCCAGATCGATGGCACACTGGAACTGCCCAATATCCTGTCGCTCGCACATCGATTGCGACGGACCAAGCAAGCCAGCAACAAGTCGCTATATCCGGACAATCTTCATGAACTCGACGCAGCGCAATTGCAGGCGATGGGGCAGGAATATATCGACAGCACGCAAATCCACCGCCTGGACGCACCTTTTTTCATCGATAAAATGCCCAATAATTTTCGCCACATCGGCTTGATCAAGCTTATTTTACCCAATGCCAAAATCATTGATGCACGGCGGGAACCGATGGCCTGCTGCTTTTCCGGATTCAAACAGCTGTTCGCGGAAGGGCAGGAATTCACTTACGGATTGCGGGAAGTGGGCCAATATTACCGGGACTATGTTCGGCTGATGGATCATTGGGACAGCGTTTTGCCTGGCGCTATATTAAGGGTGCAGCATGAAGATGTGCTCGACGATCTTGAAGGACAGGTCCGCCGGATGCTCGATTTTCTGGGCTTGCCATTCGAGCAGGCCTGTCTCGATTTTCACCGGACAGAGCGCGCAGTTCGCACCGCCAGTTCCGAGCAGGTGCGGCGACCGATTACCAAGGCGAGCGTCGATCTGTGGCGTCACTATCAATCACATTTGCAGCCGCTGAAAGATGCGCTGGGAAATATCATAATGGAGACTCAGCAGTGA
- a CDS encoding 3-hydroxyacyl-CoA dehydrogenase NAD-binding domain-containing protein: MSVVTTEKHGNVLVIISNNPPVNALGAAVRQGLVDGIEEALSDDGVEAVVIRCDGRTFFAGADITEFGKPMKGPNLGEAIDRLEASSKPVVAAIHGTALGGGCEVALACHYRVAVPSAKMGLPEVKLGLIPGAAGTQRLPRIVGAEAALPLVVIGNPVSATKAKAIGLVDALVGEDSLADDAIAFARQQIGKEPPRSSAGTANQDGVKNPAIFDEFRQKNGRKIRGFDAPEAAIQAVKAAGELSYADGVAKERELFTKLITGTQSAAMRHYFFAERAANKIDGIDPKIDLIPIRKVGILGAGTMGGGIGMNFLSAGIPVTIVELKEEALERGVGVIRKNYENTAKRGRMTEQQVEDAMSILTPSLSYDDLADCDLVIEAVFENMDVKKDVFTKLDAIVKQGAILASNTSYLNIDEIAAVTKRPEYVIGLHFFSPANVMKLLEIVRGDKTADDVLMTAMKLSKKIGKVAAVSGVCPGFIGNRMLSPRQEQANQMIMEGANYWDVDDVLLDFGFPMGPFQMSDLAGVDIGWHRDPERIETLRDALCAVGRWGQKVGKGFYDYDEARQRTPSDEVKAIIANFAAKSGKEQREISKDEIRERLLYPMVNEGAKILEEGMAQRASDIDVVWINGYGWPLYTGGPMFWADTVGLDNVVAGLEKHDLAVAKLLKEKANAGGTFNG; encoded by the coding sequence ATGTCGGTTGTCACCACTGAAAAACATGGCAATGTTCTGGTCATCATCTCGAACAACCCTCCGGTCAATGCGCTGGGTGCGGCGGTTCGCCAGGGCTTGGTCGATGGTATCGAAGAGGCATTGTCCGATGATGGCGTTGAGGCTGTGGTGATCCGCTGTGACGGACGGACATTTTTTGCCGGCGCCGACATTACGGAATTCGGCAAGCCGATGAAGGGCCCCAATCTCGGCGAAGCGATCGATCGCCTCGAGGCAAGCAGCAAGCCCGTGGTCGCCGCGATCCATGGCACCGCTCTGGGTGGCGGCTGTGAAGTGGCTCTGGCCTGTCATTACCGGGTTGCGGTTCCATCTGCCAAGATGGGGCTTCCGGAAGTGAAATTGGGCCTGATCCCGGGAGCGGCCGGGACCCAGCGCCTGCCGCGGATCGTCGGCGCGGAGGCGGCCCTGCCACTGGTTGTCATTGGCAACCCGGTATCGGCGACAAAAGCCAAAGCCATCGGACTGGTCGACGCGCTGGTTGGCGAAGACAGCCTGGCGGACGATGCAATCGCTTTTGCTCGCCAGCAAATCGGCAAGGAGCCACCCCGGTCTTCCGCAGGCACAGCCAATCAGGATGGTGTGAAGAACCCCGCTATCTTTGACGAGTTCCGGCAGAAGAACGGCCGGAAGATTCGCGGATTTGACGCCCCCGAGGCGGCTATTCAGGCAGTGAAGGCGGCCGGTGAACTCTCTTATGCAGACGGCGTGGCGAAAGAACGCGAGCTTTTCACGAAGCTGATCACCGGCACCCAGTCGGCTGCCATGCGGCACTATTTCTTCGCGGAACGTGCGGCCAACAAGATCGACGGTATCGACCCCAAGATCGACCTGATTCCGATCAGGAAGGTTGGCATATTGGGTGCCGGAACGATGGGCGGCGGTATCGGCATGAACTTTCTGTCAGCCGGCATTCCGGTAACCATTGTCGAGCTCAAGGAAGAGGCGCTCGAGCGTGGCGTTGGCGTTATCCGGAAAAATTATGAAAATACCGCCAAGCGTGGACGGATGACCGAGCAGCAGGTCGAAGATGCCATGAGCATCTTGACGCCCAGCCTGTCCTATGATGATCTTGCAGACTGCGATCTGGTGATCGAGGCGGTGTTCGAGAATATGGATGTCAAAAAGGACGTGTTCACCAAACTCGATGCGATCGTGAAACAGGGCGCGATCCTGGCCAGCAACACCAGCTATCTCAATATCGACGAAATTGCCGCGGTAACAAAACGCCCCGAATATGTGATCGGTCTGCACTTCTTCTCGCCTGCCAATGTCATGAAGCTGCTGGAAATCGTGCGTGGCGATAAAACCGCTGATGACGTGCTGATGACGGCGATGAAGCTGTCGAAGAAAATCGGCAAGGTTGCAGCGGTTTCCGGAGTCTGTCCCGGCTTCATCGGCAACCGGATGCTCAGCCCGCGTCAGGAACAGGCCAATCAGATGATCATGGAAGGGGCCAATTACTGGGATGTCGACGACGTATTGCTCGATTTCGGTTTTCCGATGGGGCCTTTCCAGATGTCCGATCTGGCCGGTGTCGACATTGGTTGGCATCGCGATCCGGAACGCATCGAAACGTTGCGGGACGCCCTTTGTGCCGTTGGCCGCTGGGGCCAGAAGGTCGGCAAGGGATTTTATGATTATGACGAGGCGCGTCAACGCACGCCGTCTGACGAAGTCAAAGCGATCATTGCCAACTTTGCCGCCAAGAGTGGCAAGGAGCAGCGGGAAATTTCCAAGGACGAGATCCGGGAGCGTTTGCTCTATCCCATGGTCAATGAAGGCGCCAAAATCCTCGAAGAAGGCATGGCGCAGCGAGCGAGCGATATCGATGTCGTCTGGATAAACGGTTACGGTTGGCCGCTTTACACTGGCGGTCCGATGTTCTGGGCCGATACGGTAGGGCTCGACAATGTCGTTGCCGGGCTTGAGAAACATGATTTGGCAGTTGCCAAATTGCTGAAGGAAAAAGCCAACGCGGGAGGCACGTTTAACGGCTAG
- a CDS encoding class I adenylate-forming enzyme family protein codes for MLSVEARDPLEKWTPPAGWPVRSRKEVESLLCAPGQPFEMEMVDIDGVATRVWKNAHPTLAALANHARGHGNSEFLIYGDERVTYENWYRAVAALAVELQDIGVSKGDRVALAMRNLPEWPVIFFAAASIGAIVVPLNAWWTEQELVFGLANSQTSVLICDAERWDRIAPHRADLPDLENVIVARSQGTLATPGRSLEDIVGRPTDYADLPDQKLPAVDIAPDDPATIFYTSGTTGQPKGALGSHRNLTTNAISVGYSGAAAALRRGDQIPEPTVRVGLTVVPMFHCTACSAIMMPTVHGGHKMVFLHKWDTVRAMEIIETEKVNATGGVPFIAWQLIEHPDREKYDLSSIDSISYGGAPSAPELARRIYEVFGALPGNGWGMTETMATVTSHVAEDYLNRPTSCGPPVAAADLKIMSEDGSQEMPVGEVGELWARGPMVVKGYWNRPEASAETFIDGWVRTGDLARLDDEGFCHIVDRAKDMIIRGGENIYSSEVENILYDHPAVMDAALVGIDHRTLGEEPAAIVQLVPGKTVSEAELQQWVRERLAAFKVPVKVLFRTESLPRNANGKILKKDLKALF; via the coding sequence ATTTTGTCAGTTGAAGCACGAGATCCACTGGAAAAGTGGACGCCGCCGGCTGGCTGGCCCGTACGGTCGCGCAAGGAGGTCGAATCCCTCTTGTGCGCGCCCGGTCAGCCGTTCGAAATGGAAATGGTCGACATTGACGGGGTCGCCACCCGTGTCTGGAAAAACGCCCATCCCACGCTTGCTGCTCTGGCGAACCATGCGCGCGGCCATGGTAACAGCGAATTCCTGATATATGGAGATGAGCGGGTTACCTATGAAAACTGGTATCGCGCCGTTGCCGCTCTGGCTGTCGAACTGCAGGATATCGGCGTGTCGAAGGGAGACCGCGTCGCGCTGGCGATGCGCAATCTGCCCGAATGGCCGGTCATTTTCTTCGCTGCGGCGTCGATAGGCGCGATCGTCGTCCCGCTTAATGCGTGGTGGACCGAGCAGGAACTGGTTTTCGGGCTGGCGAATTCGCAGACCAGTGTGCTGATCTGCGACGCCGAGCGATGGGATCGCATAGCGCCGCACAGGGCAGATTTGCCTGATCTGGAAAATGTCATCGTGGCGCGTAGCCAGGGCACATTGGCAACCCCGGGCCGGTCACTGGAAGATATTGTCGGTCGACCCACAGATTATGCCGATTTGCCGGATCAGAAGTTGCCGGCGGTCGATATTGCGCCTGATGATCCGGCGACAATTTTCTATACCAGCGGAACGACCGGCCAGCCCAAGGGCGCGCTCGGATCGCACCGCAACCTCACCACCAATGCCATTTCGGTCGGCTATTCCGGTGCGGCAGCAGCGCTGCGTCGTGGTGACCAGATTCCCGAGCCGACGGTCCGGGTGGGGCTGACCGTGGTGCCGATGTTCCATTGCACAGCCTGTTCGGCGATCATGATGCCGACCGTTCACGGTGGCCACAAAATGGTATTCCTGCACAAATGGGACACCGTCCGGGCGATGGAGATTATCGAGACGGAAAAGGTCAATGCCACCGGCGGCGTTCCTTTCATTGCCTGGCAATTGATCGAACATCCGGACCGCGAAAAATATGATCTGAGCTCGATCGATTCCATAAGCTATGGCGGCGCGCCTTCGGCGCCAGAACTTGCCCGGAGAATTTATGAAGTTTTCGGCGCTCTGCCGGGTAATGGCTGGGGCATGACCGAAACCATGGCGACGGTGACGTCGCATGTCGCCGAGGATTATCTCAATCGCCCGACCAGTTGCGGCCCGCCGGTGGCAGCCGCCGACCTGAAAATCATGAGCGAAGATGGCAGCCAGGAAATGCCGGTCGGGGAAGTGGGAGAATTATGGGCCCGCGGGCCGATGGTGGTGAAAGGCTATTGGAACCGACCGGAGGCAAGCGCGGAGACATTCATCGATGGCTGGGTGCGGACCGGCGATCTGGCGCGGCTGGATGATGAAGGCTTCTGTCATATTGTCGACCGCGCGAAAGACATGATCATTCGCGGCGGCGAGAATATCTATTCATCGGAAGTCGAGAATATACTCTATGACCATCCGGCGGTCATGGATGCTGCGCTTGTCGGTATCGACCACAGGACGCTGGGTGAGGAACCGGCGGCCATTGTGCAGCTCGTTCCGGGAAAAACCGTGAGCGAAGCGGAATTGCAACAATGGGTACGGGAGCGACTGGCCGCTTTCAAGGTGCCGGTGAAGGTGCTTTTCCGGACAGAAAGCCTGCCGCGCAACGCCAATGGCAAGATATTGAAAAAGGATTTGAAAGCGCTTTTCTGA
- a CDS encoding acyl-CoA thioesterase, which yields MTQLTDEQVANRLSQALAHRSSVPAEKLVAGLLATFKLTADTADEFTYPALASSARERIFGGQVIAQALVAADHTVDDEKNIHSLHSYFLRAGDETKPLHFRVHRDFDGRSISNRRVVVRQDDKVIFNLTASFQKPAHGHHHQLDMPDVLPPEDCMSAMEQLARNPQVSDEHIERMSMPRPFDVRSFHPEGKTNHARQYQWLKTVAPLPDDPLTHRATLAFASDMGLLSTSMIPHGLHWTTPGLFSTSLDHAMWFHDDFRIDQWICYVMDSDWTGNTRGLNRGSLYRQDGTLVASAVQEGLIRLIPPKS from the coding sequence TTGACCCAGTTGACAGACGAACAAGTCGCAAACCGGCTTTCGCAGGCCTTGGCCCATCGCTCCTCCGTGCCTGCGGAGAAGCTGGTAGCCGGGTTGCTCGCTACTTTTAAGCTAACCGCGGATACCGCCGACGAATTCACCTATCCCGCGCTCGCTTCCAGCGCACGCGAGCGGATTTTCGGCGGCCAGGTTATCGCCCAGGCGCTTGTCGCTGCCGATCACACCGTGGATGATGAAAAGAATATCCATTCGCTCCATTCCTATTTTTTGCGCGCCGGAGACGAAACCAAGCCCCTGCATTTTCGCGTCCATCGCGACTTTGACGGGCGCAGCATTTCCAACCGCCGTGTCGTTGTCCGGCAAGATGACAAAGTCATCTTCAACCTGACAGCTTCCTTCCAGAAACCGGCACATGGACATCATCATCAGTTGGACATGCCCGATGTTCTTCCGCCGGAAGACTGCATGAGCGCCATGGAGCAACTGGCCCGCAACCCTCAGGTCTCGGACGAACATATCGAGCGGATGAGCATGCCAAGGCCGTTTGATGTGCGCAGCTTTCATCCAGAAGGCAAAACCAACCACGCGCGCCAATATCAGTGGTTGAAGACCGTGGCGCCGCTGCCGGATGATCCTCTGACCCACCGCGCCACCCTCGCCTTTGCCTCCGACATGGGTCTGCTCTCAACGTCCATGATCCCGCATGGCCTGCACTGGACGACCCCCGGACTATTCTCGACCAGCCTGGACCATGCGATGTGGTTCCATGACGATTTCAGAATCGATCAATGGATCTGCTACGTGATGGACAGCGACTGGACCGGCAACACCCGCGGCCTCAATCGCGGTTCGCTGTACCGGCAGGACGGCACTCTTGTCGCGTCGGCCGTTCAGGAAGGCCTGATCCGGCTGATACCGCCAAAAAGCTGA